The Armatimonadia bacterium genome has a segment encoding these proteins:
- the recN gene encoding DNA repair protein RecN, whose product MLRELTVENLALLDSLRLDFGPGFTVLTGETGAGKSIIIDALNAVLGERVGAEAIRSGESAAYVEAVFTAADAPRALEILESLGLREDEEGTVILSRELASGRSHYRVNRRTATLSLVQQIGSHLVDIHGQHEHQTLIHEENHLSFLDAFGGPEHLDLRSAYEELYGAFQQALKALDDLALDERERAQRVDMLRFQVEEIQAAGLEPGEEETLGTERTRLQHAERIRETVAQACELLDGDKGDAPSAVSAVQTAGQELRGLVKFEPLLGETAEELAEAGVAIQEAVRTLSGYLGGLEADPDRLEQIENRLADIGKLKRKYGDTVADILAFGERAEAELSELENLEVHEEQLRANLEKLRGEAGKAAQALSASRVKLAKSLKTVVEAELSGLGMAAAKFEVQLEHEEDAEGLPGSGGKRWKASRRGFDLGRFLFCANAGEELRPLSKVASGGELSRLMLVFKSVCSRGAEIPTIVFDEVDAGIGGRVAHSVGEKLVGVARAGQVLCVTHLPQIARLGDRHLRVEKHVEDGRTVARVEVLSAEGRVDELARMLGADESDETGRRHAAELLRDGEKDRRRLRAAAS is encoded by the coding sequence ATGCTGCGAGAGCTGACCGTTGAGAATCTGGCCCTTCTTGACTCGCTGCGGCTCGACTTCGGGCCGGGCTTCACTGTGCTGACTGGCGAGACGGGGGCCGGCAAGTCCATCATCATCGACGCGCTGAATGCAGTGCTCGGTGAGCGGGTCGGGGCTGAGGCGATCCGCAGCGGTGAGTCCGCCGCCTACGTGGAGGCCGTCTTCACTGCCGCCGATGCGCCGCGAGCCCTGGAGATTCTCGAGAGCCTAGGGCTGCGCGAGGATGAAGAGGGCACCGTCATCCTGAGCCGAGAGCTGGCCAGCGGCCGCAGTCATTACCGGGTTAACCGGCGGACCGCGACCCTGAGCCTCGTGCAGCAGATCGGCTCGCATCTGGTGGACATCCACGGCCAGCACGAGCACCAGACGCTGATCCACGAGGAGAACCACCTCTCCTTCCTGGACGCCTTCGGCGGGCCGGAGCATCTGGACCTGCGGAGTGCCTACGAGGAGCTCTACGGGGCCTTCCAGCAGGCGCTAAAGGCCCTGGACGACCTGGCTCTGGATGAGCGCGAGCGGGCGCAACGAGTGGACATGCTGCGGTTCCAGGTGGAGGAGATTCAGGCCGCCGGCCTCGAACCCGGTGAGGAAGAGACCCTGGGCACCGAGCGGACCCGGCTTCAACATGCCGAGCGGATCCGCGAGACGGTTGCCCAGGCCTGTGAACTGCTCGACGGCGATAAGGGCGATGCGCCTTCGGCTGTCAGTGCGGTGCAGACGGCCGGTCAGGAGTTGCGTGGGCTGGTGAAGTTCGAGCCCCTCCTTGGCGAGACCGCCGAGGAGTTGGCGGAAGCCGGCGTCGCGATCCAGGAGGCCGTGCGCACCCTCAGCGGCTACCTGGGCGGCCTCGAGGCCGACCCGGATCGGCTCGAGCAGATCGAGAACCGCCTCGCAGACATCGGCAAGCTGAAGCGAAAGTACGGCGACACCGTCGCGGACATCCTTGCCTTCGGCGAACGTGCCGAGGCCGAGCTGTCGGAACTTGAGAACCTCGAAGTCCATGAGGAGCAGCTCCGGGCGAATCTGGAGAAGTTGCGGGGCGAAGCCGGGAAAGCTGCCCAGGCTCTGTCGGCCTCGCGGGTGAAGCTCGCCAAAAGCCTCAAGACGGTCGTCGAGGCCGAGCTGTCCGGTCTGGGTATGGCGGCGGCGAAGTTCGAGGTTCAACTGGAGCACGAAGAGGACGCAGAGGGTCTTCCCGGCTCCGGTGGCAAGCGCTGGAAGGCCTCACGTCGCGGCTTCGATCTGGGCCGCTTCCTGTTCTGCGCGAACGCGGGCGAGGAGTTGCGACCGCTGAGCAAAGTGGCCTCGGGTGGCGAGCTGTCGCGGCTGATGCTGGTGTTCAAGTCGGTGTGCTCACGAGGCGCCGAGATCCCGACCATCGTCTTTGACGAGGTAGACGCGGGCATCGGCGGCCGAGTTGCACATTCGGTGGGGGAGAAGCTCGTGGGGGTTGCCCGTGCGGGACAGGTCTTGTGCGTGACTCACCTGCCGCAGATTGCCCGGCTGGGTGACAGGCACCTCCGGGTCGAGAAACATGTCGAGGACGGACGCACCGTGGCACGCGTCGAGGTACTCAGCGCCGAAGGGCGCGTGGACGAGTTGGCGCGAATGCTCGGAGCCGACGAGAGCGATGAGACGGGCCGCAGACACGCCGCCGAGTTGCTTCGTGACGGTGAGAAGGATCGGCGTCGGCTGCGGGCGGCTGCGTCCTGA
- a CDS encoding NAD(+)/NADH kinase, translated as MASPIRTVSVASSPYKPRTEHSAPALCRALMAAGCTVKLGPGMDSTKRRLGVGPRLHDLEGLVEADLVISLGGDGTLLALARHAGPVGTPLLGLDFGSFGFLARESYEVLMANLPDVVEGQYSVESRLMVEADVVRGSEIISTRYGLNDAVITKSDVRHLVWLDTYVNDEHVATYPADGLIISTPTGSTAYALSAGGPIIAPTVESLLITPICPHSLYARPLIIEPSAEIKVSATQRGVPAGGLTVTLDGQEAIDLRPGDVVRVRRANFDAKLVRISSAGFFERLRQKLRWGAER; from the coding sequence TTGGCCTCACCAATCCGCACGGTCAGTGTTGCCTCCTCACCCTACAAGCCGAGGACGGAGCATAGCGCACCGGCGCTGTGCCGGGCGCTCATGGCTGCCGGGTGCACGGTGAAGCTGGGACCAGGGATGGACAGCACTAAGCGGAGGCTCGGTGTGGGCCCCAGGCTGCACGATCTTGAGGGCCTTGTGGAGGCGGACCTTGTCATCTCACTGGGCGGGGACGGAACTCTTCTCGCCCTTGCTCGTCATGCGGGACCGGTCGGCACCCCCTTGCTGGGACTGGACTTCGGCAGCTTTGGGTTCCTGGCTCGCGAGAGCTACGAAGTGCTCATGGCGAACTTGCCCGACGTGGTGGAGGGTCAGTACAGCGTTGAGAGCCGCCTGATGGTGGAGGCCGACGTGGTGCGCGGCTCCGAGATCATCTCGACGCGCTACGGGCTCAACGACGCGGTGATCACCAAGAGCGACGTGCGTCACCTGGTCTGGCTTGATACCTACGTGAACGACGAGCACGTGGCGACCTACCCGGCTGATGGGCTGATCATCAGCACCCCCACGGGCTCGACGGCCTATGCACTTTCCGCCGGAGGTCCGATCATCGCGCCGACGGTGGAGTCTTTGCTCATCACGCCCATCTGCCCGCACAGTCTCTACGCCCGGCCGCTGATCATTGAGCCGTCGGCGGAGATCAAGGTCAGCGCGACCCAGCGGGGCGTTCCCGCCGGCGGCCTGACAGTCACGCTGGACGGCCAGGAAGCGATCGATCTGCGGCCTGGCGATGTGGTGCGCGTGCGTCGGGCCAACTTTGACGCCAAACTCGTGCGGATCTCGTCCGCCGGCTTCTTCGAGCGGCTGCGCCAGAAACTGCGCTGGGGTGCAGAACGCTGA
- a CDS encoding tetratricopeptide repeat protein, with the protein MKLTRRTPLTALIVSVTLLSLSAMLASAETYQSKLERVDAHYRAGEYTQAKTLLGELATALPDNPTILRWQGTVALALNELDAAITALQASLAKEPDNAVALNNLGTAYSRKDQNDLAAAQFEKAIAADPEGFEGHYNLATVLTKPEERDRQFAEFEAALKAKPTEFRVLVGYGRTLQLAGETKKAVVQYELARTTDPKSGALLVTLGELYMGLRNYPKAVELYEAVAGLEPNNVTAQLQLGSALYLDGKFEEASQRFATGLALDDKSFTAAYNLGLSLMRLDQTDQAVANFRKACDLDPTSTAAREQLASLFIGQKKWDEAIAALQALVELDPQNRMAQTNLAYALMSAGRAEEAVKQWEQVVARFPEDANAHRNLALLYFRMESRDAALREYLYALTLQPKDSEAHNNVGLIYLKRDNLAGAGVQFRQALADDANNVYALNNLGVTLERQGNAAGAREQYQKALAVDSNFEPARKNLNRLGG; encoded by the coding sequence ATGAAGCTAACGAGGCGAACGCCGCTGACGGCCCTGATCGTGTCTGTGACCTTGCTGTCCCTGTCTGCGATGCTGGCGTCCGCAGAGACCTACCAGAGCAAGCTTGAGCGTGTCGATGCCCACTACCGGGCGGGTGAGTACACACAGGCGAAGACGCTGCTGGGTGAGCTCGCAACGGCGCTGCCGGATAACCCGACCATCCTGCGCTGGCAGGGCACTGTGGCTCTGGCTCTGAACGAGCTGGATGCGGCCATCACCGCGCTCCAGGCGTCTCTGGCCAAGGAACCGGACAACGCCGTTGCCCTGAACAACCTGGGCACCGCCTACTCACGCAAGGATCAGAACGACCTGGCCGCGGCGCAGTTCGAGAAGGCCATCGCCGCCGATCCCGAGGGCTTCGAGGGCCACTATAACCTGGCAACGGTCCTCACCAAGCCGGAGGAACGCGACCGGCAGTTCGCGGAGTTCGAAGCCGCGCTGAAGGCCAAACCGACGGAATTCCGGGTGCTGGTCGGCTATGGTCGTACGCTGCAGCTTGCGGGCGAGACCAAGAAGGCCGTCGTGCAGTATGAGCTGGCGCGCACCACCGACCCGAAGAGTGGCGCGCTGCTGGTTACGCTCGGCGAGTTGTACATGGGCCTGCGCAACTACCCGAAGGCCGTGGAGCTGTACGAAGCGGTCGCGGGCCTGGAGCCGAACAACGTCACCGCGCAGTTGCAGCTCGGGAGCGCCCTGTACCTTGACGGGAAGTTCGAGGAAGCCTCGCAGCGTTTCGCGACGGGCCTTGCCCTGGATGACAAGAGCTTCACCGCCGCCTACAATCTGGGGCTCAGCCTGATGCGGCTGGACCAGACCGACCAGGCAGTGGCGAACTTCCGGAAAGCCTGCGACCTCGACCCGACCAGCACGGCCGCCCGCGAGCAACTGGCGTCTCTGTTCATCGGTCAGAAGAAGTGGGACGAGGCGATCGCGGCGCTGCAGGCGCTGGTAGAGCTTGATCCACAGAACCGCATGGCCCAGACCAACCTGGCCTATGCGCTGATGTCGGCGGGCAGGGCCGAGGAGGCTGTGAAGCAGTGGGAGCAGGTCGTCGCCCGCTTCCCGGAGGACGCCAACGCTCACCGCAATCTTGCCCTGCTCTACTTCCGGATGGAGAGCAGGGATGCGGCCCTGCGTGAGTACCTGTACGCGCTGACCCTGCAGCCGAAGGACAGCGAGGCTCACAACAACGTCGGCCTGATCTACCTGAAGCGCGACAACCTCGCTGGCGCAGGGGTGCAGTTCCGCCAGGCTCTTGCGGATGACGCCAACAACGTCTACGCTCTGAACAATCTGGGCGTGACCCTGGAGCGGCAGGGCAACGCCGCCGGGGCCAGGGAGCAGTACCAGAAGGCCCTGGCAGTGGATAGCAACTTCGAGCCGGCCCGCAAGAACCTCAACCGTCTGGGTGGTTAG
- the dxs gene encoding 1-deoxy-D-xylulose-5-phosphate synthase, whose amino-acid sequence MASNLLDSINSPADLKTLSRSQLVQLAAECRERIIETTSETGGHLAPNLGAVELTVALLRTLDLPTDKVVWDVGHQCYTHKLLTGRRDLFHTIRQTDGLSGFPRRDESPYDAFGTGHGSTSISAALGLAKARDIRGDTERIWAVIGDGALTGGLALEAMNQAGETKADLVVVLNDNEMSISPNVGAMSAYLAKIRAGLFEPAVRKTRADVARMLNRVPLGDAMLGAMDRLRDGLKQLVVPGMLFEELGFTYLGPIDGHDINQLLEVFDQACKLSGPVLVHVHTQKGRGYIPAEKDPSRYHGTKPFNIANGESAHGDGRLSYSAVFGQTLAELAEADKRVVAISAAMLDGTGLASFKKQFPDRCFDVGMTEEHALTFAAGLAAAGMRPVVAIYSTFMQRGYDQIIHDIALQRLPVVMAMDRSGLVGDDGPTHHGVFDLAFMRQIPGLVEMVPRHEGELRDMLCTALSLDGPVSLRYPRGVGLGVPLDRPMQVLPVGKCELVRAGNQVAIFALGPQVEAALAAAETLHAEGIEARVINARFVRPLDRDAVVAAARDIGRIVTVEEGILAGGFGSAVCEALADAAVHTAAVRRLGIADCFVPHGNTDKLRADCGIDAEGIACACREVCGTGTIPPSTSQSEAVIGL is encoded by the coding sequence ATGGCAAGCAATCTGCTGGACAGCATCAATTCGCCCGCCGATCTGAAGACTCTCTCCCGCAGCCAGTTGGTGCAACTGGCTGCCGAGTGTCGTGAGCGCATCATTGAGACCACCTCGGAGACGGGCGGGCACCTGGCGCCGAATCTGGGCGCCGTCGAACTCACCGTCGCGCTCCTGAGGACACTCGACCTGCCCACGGACAAGGTCGTCTGGGACGTTGGCCACCAGTGCTACACGCACAAGCTTCTCACCGGCCGCCGCGACCTGTTCCACACGATCCGCCAGACCGATGGCCTATCCGGGTTTCCGCGGCGTGATGAGAGCCCCTACGATGCCTTCGGGACCGGCCACGGGAGCACCTCGATCTCTGCCGCCCTGGGACTGGCCAAGGCACGCGACATTCGCGGCGATACCGAGCGCATCTGGGCGGTCATTGGCGATGGGGCCCTCACCGGCGGTCTGGCTCTCGAGGCGATGAACCAGGCCGGCGAGACGAAGGCCGACCTCGTGGTCGTGCTCAACGACAACGAGATGAGCATCAGCCCCAACGTGGGTGCGATGTCGGCGTACCTGGCCAAGATCCGCGCCGGGCTCTTTGAGCCTGCGGTGCGGAAAACCCGCGCCGACGTGGCCCGCATGCTGAACCGGGTGCCGCTGGGCGATGCGATGCTGGGCGCCATGGACCGCCTGCGTGACGGTCTGAAGCAGTTGGTCGTCCCCGGGATGCTCTTCGAGGAGTTGGGCTTCACCTACCTGGGGCCCATCGACGGGCACGACATCAACCAGCTTCTGGAAGTCTTCGACCAGGCCTGCAAACTCAGCGGGCCGGTCCTGGTGCATGTGCATACCCAGAAGGGCCGTGGCTACATACCTGCGGAGAAGGACCCGAGCCGCTACCACGGCACCAAGCCCTTCAACATCGCCAACGGGGAGAGCGCGCACGGGGACGGTCGGCTCTCTTACAGCGCGGTCTTCGGGCAGACGCTGGCGGAGTTGGCGGAAGCAGACAAGCGCGTCGTGGCTATTTCGGCGGCGATGCTCGACGGCACCGGTCTGGCGAGCTTCAAGAAGCAGTTCCCGGACCGTTGCTTTGACGTGGGGATGACCGAGGAGCATGCGCTGACCTTTGCCGCGGGATTGGCGGCGGCGGGCATGCGGCCTGTGGTAGCCATCTACTCGACCTTCATGCAGCGCGGCTACGACCAGATCATCCACGACATTGCCCTGCAGCGCCTGCCGGTGGTCATGGCGATGGACCGCAGTGGGCTTGTCGGCGATGACGGTCCGACGCACCATGGCGTGTTCGACCTGGCCTTCATGCGCCAGATTCCCGGGCTCGTCGAGATGGTGCCCCGGCATGAGGGCGAGCTGCGCGATATGCTGTGCACAGCGCTGTCGCTGGACGGCCCGGTGAGTCTGCGTTATCCTCGCGGCGTCGGTCTCGGCGTGCCCTTGGACCGGCCGATGCAGGTGCTTCCCGTTGGGAAGTGCGAACTGGTGCGGGCCGGGAACCAGGTGGCGATCTTCGCCCTCGGGCCACAGGTTGAGGCAGCGCTAGCCGCCGCCGAGACGCTGCATGCCGAGGGAATCGAGGCCCGCGTCATCAATGCCCGGTTTGTGCGACCCCTGGATCGGGACGCTGTGGTGGCCGCAGCGCGGGACATCGGCCGGATCGTCACGGTCGAGGAGGGCATCCTCGCCGGTGGGTTCGGCTCGGCGGTGTGTGAGGCCCTGGCAGATGCCGCCGTTCATACCGCGGCGGTACGTCGCCTGGGGATTGCTGACTGTTTTGTGCCCCATGGGAATACGGATAAGCTGCGAGCGGACTGCGGAATCGATGCGGAAGGGATTGCCTGCGCCTGCCGGGAAGTCTGCGGGACGGGGACGATACCGCCCTCTACCTCTCAGTCGGAGGCCGTGATTGGTCTATGA
- the xseB gene encoding exodeoxyribonuclease VII small subunit: MVDLSELTFEQALERLEQIVRELDAGEISLEESLQRFEEGMALKKLCLERLAEAEARVEQYLAEEPEAEE; encoded by the coding sequence ATGGTTGACTTGTCTGAGCTGACCTTTGAGCAGGCTCTGGAGCGCCTGGAGCAGATCGTCCGGGAGCTGGACGCAGGCGAGATCTCCCTCGAAGAGTCCCTGCAGCGTTTCGAGGAAGGCATGGCGCTGAAGAAGCTGTGCCTGGAGCGCCTGGCGGAGGCCGAAGCCCGGGTTGAGCAGTATCTGGCCGAAGAGCCCGAAGCCGAGGAGTAG
- the xseA gene encoding exodeoxyribonuclease VII large subunit produces the protein MNSAADGLPGFPVPARPDRVLSVAEVTTHIKRLMDTDELLQDVIVRGEISNFTRASSGHLYFSLKDESSQLSAVCFRGAAAGLKFDPADGDRVVAGGNITVYERGGRYQLLLRFMRPDGVGSLAAALELLKAKLAAEGLFDPSRKRPLPRFPQTVAICTSPTGAAVRDLISILGRRYPLARILLIPTVVQGAEAVPSIVRSLQIAGGLDEVDVVIVGRGGGSIEDLWAFNEEPVARAIFACPKPVVSAVGHETDFTLADFVADVRAATPSMAAEMVVPERLDLEAGIAAYARHLRTAMMAVLQQSQARVQQAASHPLLQRPAALLEQQQLRVDEAAATLARGMTTRLERRRARLERAGATLQALSPLGVLGRGYSICRREDGTVVRRIEQVQAGDSVQVTVSDGHLLGSVTSCEAADLTSVSPGPQ, from the coding sequence ATGAATTCAGCCGCAGATGGACTCCCGGGCTTCCCTGTGCCTGCACGCCCCGATCGTGTCCTGTCGGTCGCCGAGGTTACGACCCACATCAAGCGGCTGATGGACACGGACGAGCTGCTGCAGGACGTCATCGTGCGTGGCGAGATCTCCAACTTCACCCGCGCCTCCTCCGGGCACCTTTACTTCTCGCTCAAGGACGAATCCAGCCAGCTCAGCGCCGTGTGCTTCCGGGGAGCCGCTGCCGGACTGAAGTTCGATCCCGCCGATGGCGACCGCGTTGTCGCCGGGGGCAACATCACCGTCTATGAGCGTGGCGGGCGTTACCAGCTCCTCCTCCGCTTCATGCGGCCCGACGGTGTGGGCAGCCTGGCGGCGGCGCTGGAGCTTCTGAAGGCCAAACTGGCCGCTGAGGGGCTCTTTGACCCCTCTCGCAAGCGCCCGTTGCCCAGATTCCCGCAGACGGTGGCGATCTGCACCTCGCCCACCGGCGCGGCGGTACGTGACCTGATCAGCATCCTGGGTCGGCGCTATCCCCTGGCGCGGATCCTTCTGATTCCGACGGTGGTCCAGGGCGCCGAGGCCGTGCCCAGCATCGTCCGGTCCCTGCAGATTGCCGGCGGCCTGGATGAGGTCGACGTGGTCATCGTGGGACGCGGCGGAGGCTCGATCGAGGACCTGTGGGCCTTCAACGAGGAGCCGGTGGCACGGGCGATCTTCGCCTGTCCCAAGCCGGTGGTCAGCGCTGTGGGCCACGAGACCGACTTCACCCTGGCCGATTTCGTCGCGGATGTCCGGGCGGCAACACCCTCCATGGCAGCCGAGATGGTGGTGCCTGAGCGTCTTGACCTGGAGGCGGGGATTGCCGCCTACGCCCGGCACCTGCGCACGGCGATGATGGCCGTGCTGCAGCAGTCGCAGGCGAGAGTCCAGCAGGCGGCAAGTCACCCCTTGTTGCAGCGTCCGGCAGCCCTCCTGGAGCAGCAGCAGTTGCGAGTCGACGAGGCTGCTGCGACGCTGGCCCGAGGAATGACCACGCGTCTCGAAAGGCGCCGGGCGCGTCTGGAGCGTGCCGGGGCGACCTTGCAGGCTCTGAGCCCGCTTGGCGTCCTTGGTCGTGGATATTCGATCTGCCGCCGCGAGGATGGGACGGTCGTGCGGCGAATCGAACAGGTGCAGGCGGGCGACAGCGTGCAGGTCACGGTGTCCGATGGTCACCTCCTGGGGTCGGTCACGAGCTGTGAGGCCGCAGACCTGACATCAGTGTCGCCCGGTCCGCAGTAG